A portion of the Paenibacillus marchantiae genome contains these proteins:
- a CDS encoding YajQ family cyclic di-GMP-binding protein yields the protein MSSENSFDIVSKMDLQELTNAVTQTEKEIGTRYDFKGSKSSLKLDKDALTIVSDDETKLKAVIDVLQSKMAKRGLPLKNIDYAKVEPASSGTVRQRLNFKQGIDQDIAKKINILIRDSKMKVKSQIQGDQLRVTGKSKNDLQAVMQLLNGANLPLDLQYTNFK from the coding sequence TTGAGTTCAGAAAATTCATTTGATATCGTGTCCAAAATGGACTTGCAGGAATTGACAAATGCCGTTACACAAACGGAAAAAGAAATTGGCACGCGTTATGACTTCAAGGGCAGCAAGAGCAGTCTGAAACTGGATAAGGATGCGTTAACGATCGTATCTGATGATGAGACCAAACTCAAGGCTGTTATCGATGTACTGCAATCCAAGATGGCTAAGCGGGGTTTACCTTTAAAAAACATTGATTATGCAAAAGTAGAACCAGCTTCTTCAGGTACAGTCCGCCAGCGTTTGAATTTCAAGCAGGGGATTGATCAGGATATCGCTAAAAAAATTAATATTCTGATTCGTGACTCCAAGATGAAAGTGAAGAGTCAGATTCAGGGAGATCAGCTCCGGGTAACAGGTAAAAGTAAGAATGATTTGCAGGCAGTTATGCAGTTATTGAACGGTGCCAATTTGCCTCTGGACCTGCAATATACAAATTTCAAATAA
- the recA gene encoding recombinase RecA has protein sequence MSDRRAALDMALRQIEKQFGKGSIMKLGESTHMNVEIIPSGSLALDIALGTGGLPKGRIVEIYGPESSGKTTVALHAIAEVQRVGGQAAFIDAEHALDPQYASKLGVNIDELLLSQPDTGEQGLEIAEALVRSGAVDIVVIDSVAALVPKAEIEGEMGDSHVGLQARLMSQALRKLSGAISKSKTIAIFINQLREKVGVMFGNPETTPGGRALKFYSTVRLDVRRIESIKSGNDMIGNRTRIKVVKNKVAPPFKQAEVDIMYGEGISREGSIIDIGTELDIVNKSGAWYSYEGERLGQGRENAKQFMKEHKDIAEIIEQKIRVASNLTTAVPAPTSEEQQKEAAEEQELFEINE, from the coding sequence TTGTCAGACCGTCGTGCCGCGCTTGATATGGCGCTCCGTCAAATAGAGAAGCAATTTGGTAAAGGATCCATCATGAAACTGGGTGAGTCGACTCACATGAATGTGGAAATTATACCCAGCGGTTCCTTGGCTTTGGATATTGCATTAGGAACAGGCGGCTTGCCTAAAGGCCGTATTGTTGAAATATATGGACCTGAATCTTCTGGTAAAACAACCGTAGCATTGCATGCTATCGCTGAAGTACAAAGAGTGGGTGGACAAGCTGCATTTATCGATGCCGAGCATGCTCTTGACCCACAATACGCCAGTAAACTGGGTGTTAACATTGACGAATTGCTTCTGTCTCAGCCAGATACGGGTGAGCAAGGGCTTGAAATTGCAGAAGCTCTTGTACGTAGTGGTGCTGTGGACATTGTCGTTATTGACTCTGTGGCTGCATTGGTACCGAAAGCAGAAATCGAAGGCGAAATGGGTGATTCCCATGTCGGTTTGCAAGCGCGTCTGATGTCTCAGGCACTGCGTAAACTGTCTGGTGCAATCAGTAAATCCAAAACGATCGCGATCTTTATCAACCAACTTCGTGAAAAAGTCGGGGTTATGTTTGGTAACCCAGAAACAACACCTGGTGGTCGTGCCCTGAAATTTTATTCCACGGTACGTCTGGATGTACGCCGTATTGAGAGTATCAAATCAGGAAATGACATGATTGGTAACCGTACACGTATTAAAGTGGTGAAAAACAAAGTAGCACCTCCGTTTAAACAAGCGGAAGTGGATATCATGTACGGTGAGGGTATTTCGAGAGAAGGCAGTATCATTGACATTGGTACTGAGCTGGACATCGTCAATAAAAGTGGTGCATGGTACTCATACGAAGGCGAGCGTTTAGGACAAGGCCGTGAGAACGCGAAGCAGTTCATGAAAGAGCATAAAGATATTGCTGAAATCATTGAACAAAAAATTCGTGTAGCCAGTAACTTGACTACTGCAGTTCCTGCGCCAACTAGCGAAGAGCAACAAAAAGAAGCAGCAGAAGAACAAGAACTATTTGAAATTAACGAGTAA
- a CDS encoding competence/damage-inducible protein A — translation MKAEIIAVGTELLLGQIVNTNARYLSRELAAIGIDVYFQTVVGDNLNRLSDAIRIAQGRADVILFSGGIGPTQDDLTKDAIAAVLNRKLHIDRMAMDKIESFFRDRNVDMTENNRRQAIVIEGGTPLANQTGLAAGNAISDNGKHYVVMPGPPKELIPMFEQEVKPWLFQHVLTEEMPIYSKMLKFAGIGESALEDRLLDLIDTQTDPTIAPYASEGEVTVRVSTKAPSENEAKLKLDAMEVQIRERLPEHLYANEDVPIEYTIVTMMSDMGLTLSAAESCTGGLVMQSLTSVPGSASMLKGGIVCYSNEIKEKLLHVPHSYLEGEDAPGAVSPEVAKVLAEQIRMIGDADFGLSVTGVAGPGYSERKPPGLVFIALAERGKETEIDELRINGNRETVRIRSAKAILYRLWRKLVEMD, via the coding sequence ATGAAGGCAGAAATCATTGCAGTTGGCACAGAATTGTTGCTTGGACAAATTGTGAATACCAATGCTCGATATCTATCCCGTGAATTGGCTGCAATCGGGATTGATGTATATTTCCAAACGGTGGTTGGTGATAATCTAAATCGACTTAGTGACGCTATTCGCATCGCTCAGGGTCGTGCAGACGTCATTTTATTTTCTGGGGGCATAGGTCCTACACAGGATGACCTGACCAAGGATGCGATCGCGGCGGTCTTGAACCGCAAGCTGCATATAGATCGAATGGCCATGGACAAGATCGAGAGCTTCTTCCGAGATCGTAATGTAGACATGACCGAAAACAATCGTCGTCAGGCAATCGTTATAGAAGGCGGGACACCGCTGGCGAACCAAACAGGCCTTGCCGCAGGAAATGCGATTTCTGACAATGGCAAGCATTATGTAGTGATGCCTGGACCACCGAAAGAGCTAATTCCTATGTTTGAACAGGAAGTTAAGCCTTGGTTGTTCCAGCATGTACTGACAGAAGAAATGCCGATCTACTCGAAAATGCTGAAGTTTGCAGGAATTGGCGAATCGGCATTGGAAGACCGACTCCTTGATCTGATTGATACACAGACAGATCCTACCATTGCTCCTTATGCAAGTGAGGGAGAAGTTACGGTACGTGTATCTACAAAGGCTCCAAGTGAGAATGAGGCAAAGCTGAAGCTGGATGCAATGGAAGTTCAGATTCGGGAACGATTGCCAGAGCATCTCTACGCGAACGAGGATGTGCCTATAGAGTACACAATTGTAACGATGATGTCTGATATGGGTCTGACTCTTAGCGCGGCTGAGAGCTGCACAGGAGGGCTCGTCATGCAAAGTCTGACATCAGTTCCTGGCAGTGCGTCGATGCTTAAGGGCGGAATTGTATGTTACTCCAATGAAATTAAAGAGAAGCTGCTCCATGTGCCGCATTCCTATCTGGAAGGTGAAGATGCACCGGGCGCAGTGAGTCCGGAAGTGGCCAAAGTGCTGGCAGAGCAGATTCGAATGATTGGGGATGCCGACTTCGGTCTGTCAGTGACAGGTGTAGCGGGACCTGGTTATTCCGAACGCAAACCGCCAGGTCTTGTCTTCATCGCTCTGGCAGAGCGTGGTAAAGAGACAGAAATTGATGAACTGCGCATTAATGGCAATCGGGAGACGGTTCGGATTCGTTCAGCGAAAGCGATTCTTTACCGTTTGTGGCGCAAGCTTGTGGAGATGGACTAG
- the pgsA gene encoding CDP-diacylglycerol--glycerol-3-phosphate 3-phosphatidyltransferase: MNLPNRITLARICLIPFLMVFLLVDFPFYPEPLQLGSLSLPYNQLIAAVIFIIAASTDGIDGYLARKNNMVTNLGKLLDPLADKLLVTAVLISLVEMGKLDSWIAVVIISREFAVTGLRQIALLDGSVVAASAWGKLKTVVQIVAIVLLLLNNFPFSFTGIHMDVIAVWAAAIITIWSGIDYFIKNKNLLHLSKA, translated from the coding sequence GTGAATTTACCCAACCGGATTACGCTTGCACGAATTTGCTTAATCCCTTTTTTGATGGTGTTCCTGCTCGTAGATTTTCCGTTCTATCCAGAGCCGTTGCAATTGGGAAGCTTATCGCTCCCGTATAATCAGTTGATTGCTGCTGTCATTTTTATCATTGCAGCAAGCACGGATGGAATTGACGGCTATCTGGCGCGGAAAAATAATATGGTCACCAACCTGGGGAAATTGCTTGATCCGCTGGCTGACAAGTTGTTGGTTACTGCGGTGCTAATTTCTCTTGTGGAAATGGGCAAGTTGGATTCCTGGATTGCTGTGGTCATTATTAGTCGTGAGTTTGCGGTTACCGGCTTGCGTCAGATTGCGTTATTGGATGGTTCGGTTGTTGCGGCAAGTGCCTGGGGCAAACTGAAAACCGTCGTGCAAATTGTGGCGATTGTACTGCTGTTGTTGAATAATTTCCCGTTCTCATTCACGGGTATTCACATGGACGTTATTGCCGTTTGGGCTGCAGCGATTATTACGATTTGGTCAGGCATTGATTACTTTATCAAAAACAAAAATTTGCTTCATTTATCGAAAGCGTAA